A genomic region of Nostoc sp. UHCC 0702 contains the following coding sequences:
- a CDS encoding 15,16-dihydrobiliverdin:ferredoxin oxidoreductase, with protein sequence MYTTFIQHLEQSLFQRFNLQSRPIPTGLEYKVSDRGKNPATIRSWCYQCPELRKIRYTNIDAGASAQILNSVIYPSHQYDLPLLGIDFLSFGQVKNLIVMDFQPLFQDEAYLEKYIYPLKALHDKYPELAQNLEMKFYDANQYFSKYLLFAKTDAETVKTRVFAAFQDYLNLYWQMLDSAEPLTDALDIQRIVKAQKDYDQYSAERDPASGLFSSYFGHEWSERFLYEFLFEDAVPLAAGAAKK encoded by the coding sequence ATGTATACAACCTTTATTCAGCATCTAGAACAATCACTATTTCAACGGTTTAATTTACAAAGTCGTCCGATTCCAACGGGCTTAGAGTATAAGGTAAGCGATCGCGGCAAAAACCCTGCTACCATTCGCAGCTGGTGCTATCAATGTCCAGAGTTGCGAAAAATCCGCTATACCAATATTGATGCTGGAGCCAGTGCCCAAATCCTCAATAGCGTCATTTATCCCAGTCACCAGTACGATTTACCGTTACTTGGTATAGACTTTCTGTCCTTCGGTCAGGTCAAAAACCTGATTGTTATGGACTTTCAGCCTTTATTTCAGGATGAGGCATACCTGGAAAAGTATATTTATCCCCTGAAAGCATTACATGATAAGTATCCTGAACTGGCACAAAATTTGGAAATGAAGTTCTACGATGCCAATCAGTACTTCTCAAAATATTTGCTGTTTGCCAAAACAGATGCAGAAACAGTCAAAACACGAGTATTTGCGGCATTTCAAGATTATCTGAATCTGTACTGGCAGATGTTAGACTCAGCCGAACCCCTGACCGATGCTCTTGACATTCAGCGGATTGTCAAAGCACAGAAAGACTACGACCAATATAGTGCAGAACGTGACCCAGCATCAGGTTTATTCAGTAGCTATTTTGGGCATGAATGGTCAGAACGGTTCTTGTATGAATTTTTGTTTGAAGATGCTGTGCCTTTAGCGGCTGGAGCAGCCAAAAAGTAA
- a CDS encoding phycoerythrobilin:ferredoxin oxidoreductase: protein MTLYQPFLDYAIATLRDRLDLQPYPIPPGFEAKSALVGKGKHQEEVLTTSTGFAAPKLRQIRAAHVQGGQSLQVLNFVIFPQLNYDLPFFGADLVTLPGGHLIALDMQPLFRDDPAYQAKYTQPILPIFEAYQSHLPWGGDFPEEARPFFSPAFLWTRPQENEAVETHVFAAFKEYLQAYLNFVDQAQPVTDSHALGDIEQAQLRYLRYRAEKDPARGMFTRFYGPEWTEEYIHGFLFDLERKLATVN, encoded by the coding sequence ATGACTTTATATCAGCCATTTTTAGACTACGCGATCGCTACTTTACGCGATCGCCTTGATTTACAACCCTACCCCATTCCACCAGGATTTGAGGCGAAATCAGCCCTTGTGGGTAAAGGTAAACATCAAGAAGAAGTTTTGACCACCAGCACAGGATTTGCAGCTCCTAAACTACGTCAGATTAGAGCCGCTCATGTACAAGGTGGTCAATCACTGCAAGTTCTCAACTTTGTAATCTTTCCCCAGTTGAACTACGACCTGCCTTTCTTTGGTGCTGACTTGGTAACGCTACCAGGAGGACATCTCATAGCCCTGGATATGCAACCACTATTTCGAGACGATCCAGCGTATCAAGCCAAGTATACACAGCCGATATTGCCCATCTTTGAAGCATATCAATCACACCTGCCTTGGGGAGGAGACTTTCCCGAAGAAGCACGTCCTTTTTTCTCGCCAGCCTTTTTGTGGACTCGCCCACAGGAAAATGAAGCGGTAGAGACACATGTGTTTGCGGCTTTTAAAGAGTATTTACAGGCTTACTTAAATTTTGTTGACCAAGCCCAGCCAGTGACTGACTCTCATGCCTTAGGCGACATTGAACAGGCTCAATTGCGTTATCTGCGCTATCGAGCAGAGAAAGACCCAGCACGGGGGATGTTCACCCGTTTTTATGGCCCTGAATGGACAGAAGAGTATATCCACGGCTTTTTGTTTGACCTCGAAAGAAAATTGGCAACTGTTAATTGA
- a CDS encoding EF-hand domain-containing protein, translating into MATEQELQSLFDTLDTDKDGKVSINELFLSPGLSAIISAETGVSSPQELLAMHGDKDGSITFEELKKVVEKAGNLN; encoded by the coding sequence ATGGCAACCGAGCAAGAACTTCAATCTCTTTTTGATACCTTAGATACTGATAAAGATGGTAAAGTCTCCATTAATGAGCTTTTTTTAAGCCCTGGCTTAAGTGCAATTATCTCAGCCGAAACAGGTGTCAGTAGCCCCCAGGAATTGCTAGCTATGCATGGAGATAAAGACGGTAGTATCACCTTTGAAGAGTTAAAGAAAGTTGTTGAAAAAGCAGGGAATTTAAACTAA